One stretch of Sandaracinaceae bacterium DNA includes these proteins:
- a CDS encoding universal stress protein, whose protein sequence is MPAWTPDADMPSDEFTPANILVATDLGPAGRAAVDLAIELACSLDARLHLLHVVDLTGEAPLPEHTDPAIAPYLERLRARLQKRTDDKALVLEAERARCTLRGLSCEATLRDGRVWEGVLSTANEHDADFVVVGPHAQGEVEAALGVLGERLLGSTADRVVRHATQPVWVVPAREDQRAPSPLQALLVGIDFSPAADRALALAAGLVARAGATLHLGHVLPPPVVDLDAYGDDIEKLRTALVRSTHARLEELAARFPGVETQVHVCDGTDDVQAQLAGLARRVDASALVVGAHRRSALGHLVLGSTTERCLRRAVRPVLVVPEG, encoded by the coding sequence GTGCCCGCATGGACACCCGACGCTGACATGCCGAGCGACGAGTTCACGCCCGCGAACATCCTGGTGGCCACGGATCTCGGTCCGGCGGGTCGCGCCGCCGTGGACCTCGCCATCGAGCTGGCGTGTTCGCTGGACGCCCGGCTGCATCTGCTGCACGTGGTGGACCTGACGGGCGAGGCGCCGCTGCCCGAGCACACGGACCCCGCCATCGCGCCCTACCTCGAGCGCCTGCGTGCCCGCCTGCAAAAGCGCACGGACGACAAGGCGCTGGTCCTCGAAGCCGAGCGCGCGCGCTGCACGCTGCGCGGGCTCTCGTGCGAGGCCACGCTGCGCGACGGGCGCGTCTGGGAAGGCGTGCTGTCCACGGCCAACGAGCACGACGCGGACTTCGTGGTGGTCGGGCCACACGCCCAGGGCGAGGTCGAAGCGGCCCTCGGGGTCTTGGGGGAGCGCTTGCTCGGCAGCACCGCCGACCGCGTGGTGCGCCACGCCACGCAGCCGGTGTGGGTGGTGCCCGCGCGCGAGGACCAACGCGCGCCCTCCCCGCTCCAGGCGCTGTTGGTGGGTATCGACTTCTCGCCCGCCGCGGACCGTGCGCTCGCACTGGCCGCAGGCCTGGTGGCTCGGGCAGGTGCCACGCTGCACCTCGGCCACGTGCTGCCGCCACCGGTCGTGGACCTCGACGCCTATGGCGACGACATCGAGAAGCTGCGTACGGCGCTCGTGCGGAGCACCCACGCGCGGCTCGAAGAGCTGGCCGCGCGCTTCCCGGGCGTCGAGACACAAGTCCACGTGTGTGACGGGACGGACGACGTGCAGGCTCAGCTCGCCGGCCTCGCGCGGCGGGTAGACGCGTCGGCGCTGGTCGTCGGCGCTCATCGGCGCTCCGCGCTGGGTCACCTGGTCTTGGGCAGCACCACCGAGCGCTGCCTCCGGCGCGCGGTGCGGCCTGTGCTCGTCGTCCCCGAGGGCTGA
- a CDS encoding TerB family tellurite resistance protein: MPATVRTRPFDLLSPLLDILWADGRMSFAQVRAVDQVASLLGVDDVAMRIARVPLSEFDDALPPVSIRAVAYTLAVWVAAVDGHIHPSELRVLNHFEGFWDLSPDVTQRAQRLALGMARVAAGRPTRTQLEALIRAAQHLDAEARPDGCAAA, translated from the coding sequence ATGCCCGCTACGGTTCGCACGCGCCCCTTCGACCTGCTCTCACCCCTGCTGGACATCCTCTGGGCGGACGGCCGCATGTCGTTCGCCCAGGTACGCGCCGTCGACCAGGTCGCCTCCCTCTTGGGAGTAGACGACGTCGCGATGCGGATCGCGCGCGTGCCTCTGTCCGAGTTCGACGACGCCCTGCCGCCCGTCTCCATCCGCGCCGTGGCCTACACGCTGGCGGTCTGGGTGGCCGCCGTCGACGGACACATTCACCCGAGCGAGCTCCGGGTGCTGAACCACTTCGAAGGCTTCTGGGACCTGAGCCCCGATGTCACGCAGCGCGCCCAGCGCCTCGCGCTCGGCATGGCGCGCGTCGCCGCGGGGCGCCCGACACGGACGCAGCTGGAGGCGCTCATTCGCGCGGCGCAACACCTCGACGCAGAGGCTCGCCCGGACGGGTGCGCCGCCGCGTGA
- a CDS encoding cation-translocating P-type ATPase has protein sequence MPQSPTTPTRETGLTAAEAAGRLASDGPNALPTDAASSFWSTVWHLLREPMLLLLLAAAGIYLVLGDRFEAIMLSLSVCFVIGIELVQERKTARALDALRDLASPRALVLRDGKPQRIAGQDVVRGDRILIAEGDRVPADARLVEASGISVDESLLTGESVPVRKRVALSTDTEARPGGDDLPFLYSGTLVVKGRGAAEVFATGARSEIGRIGTALHGVTGERSPLQLEVGRIVRIMALAAAVLSIGLAVLYAAQSESVVDGLLVGIALAMGLLPEELPIVLAVFFALGALRLSKHRVLTRNLAALETLGATSVLCTDKTGTLTENRMRIAALYAAGEVHRVGDETLPEFVHEVVEHGILASQRDPFDPMEIAFHQLGQTALRGTEHLHATWTLVREYPLSPELLSMAHVWRSPDETSLIVSAKGAPEAIVDLCHLPEAEVQAARAAVMALGNDGLRVLGVASVRFDDGELPSAQHDYPFTFVGLVGLEDPVRASVPAAIADCRAAGIRVVMITGDYPATASAIGRKAGLACPEDVLTGADIEQLDDDALVTRLRSADVVARAVPEQKLRIVRALARDGGVVAMTGDGVNDAPALEAAHIGIAMGGRGTDVAREAADLVITDDDFASIVAGVRLGRRIFDNLQKAVTYIVAVHVPVAGLSLIPALLGWPLALLPLHIVFLELIIDPACSVAFEAEGDEADIMSRPPRPATSRLADRGLFLLGLAQGVSVLAACLAVLFVARQQGLGEGATRALAFTALLGGNIALIAVNLSRYVRGDRTKRPTNRVAFLVAGLATAGLVASLVFAPVRSVFHFDPVLPLHALGAFAAGAVSVAWFEVWKRVRR, from the coding sequence CTGCCTCAGAGCCCCACCACGCCCACCCGCGAGACGGGGCTGACCGCTGCGGAGGCCGCGGGGCGCCTCGCGAGCGACGGGCCCAACGCGCTGCCCACCGACGCCGCCTCTTCTTTCTGGAGCACGGTCTGGCACCTGCTGCGCGAGCCCATGCTGCTGCTGCTGCTCGCGGCGGCGGGCATCTACCTCGTGCTGGGTGACCGCTTCGAGGCGATCATGCTGTCGCTCTCCGTGTGCTTCGTGATCGGCATCGAGCTGGTGCAGGAGCGCAAGACCGCTCGCGCGCTGGATGCGCTGCGCGACCTGGCCAGCCCGCGAGCGCTCGTGCTGCGCGATGGCAAGCCACAGCGCATCGCCGGTCAGGACGTGGTGCGTGGCGACCGCATCCTCATCGCCGAGGGCGACCGTGTGCCGGCCGACGCGCGCTTGGTGGAGGCCTCCGGCATCAGCGTGGACGAGTCGCTGCTCACGGGGGAGTCGGTGCCCGTGCGCAAGCGTGTGGCGCTGTCCACCGACACCGAGGCGCGTCCGGGGGGCGACGACCTGCCCTTCCTCTATTCCGGCACGCTGGTGGTGAAAGGCCGCGGCGCGGCCGAGGTCTTCGCCACCGGTGCCCGCTCGGAGATCGGCCGCATCGGGACGGCGCTCCACGGGGTCACTGGCGAGCGCTCGCCGCTGCAGCTCGAGGTCGGCCGCATCGTGCGCATCATGGCGCTCGCGGCCGCCGTCCTCAGCATCGGGCTCGCCGTGCTCTATGCCGCACAGTCCGAGAGCGTCGTGGACGGTCTGCTGGTGGGGATCGCGCTGGCCATGGGCCTGTTGCCCGAGGAGCTGCCCATCGTGCTGGCGGTCTTCTTCGCGCTCGGCGCCCTGCGGCTCTCGAAGCACCGCGTGCTCACCCGCAACCTGGCCGCGCTCGAGACGCTGGGTGCCACCAGCGTGCTGTGCACGGACAAGACCGGCACGCTCACCGAGAACCGCATGCGCATCGCCGCGCTCTACGCCGCTGGCGAGGTGCACCGCGTGGGCGACGAGACCCTGCCCGAGTTTGTCCACGAGGTGGTGGAGCACGGCATCCTCGCGAGCCAGCGCGATCCGTTCGACCCCATGGAGATCGCGTTCCATCAGCTGGGGCAGACGGCACTGCGCGGGACCGAGCACCTGCACGCCACGTGGACCCTGGTGCGTGAGTACCCTCTGTCGCCCGAGCTCTTGAGCATGGCCCACGTCTGGCGCTCCCCGGACGAGACCAGCCTGATCGTCTCGGCCAAGGGCGCGCCCGAGGCCATCGTGGACCTCTGCCACCTGCCCGAAGCCGAGGTGCAGGCCGCGCGCGCCGCCGTGATGGCGCTCGGCAACGACGGACTGCGCGTGCTCGGCGTGGCCAGCGTGCGCTTCGACGATGGCGAGCTCCCGAGCGCGCAGCACGACTATCCCTTCACCTTCGTGGGCCTCGTGGGTCTCGAGGACCCGGTTCGTGCCTCGGTACCTGCGGCCATCGCCGACTGCCGTGCGGCCGGCATCCGAGTGGTCATGATCACGGGCGACTACCCCGCCACGGCCAGCGCCATCGGCCGGAAGGCGGGCCTGGCGTGCCCTGAAGACGTGCTCACCGGCGCCGACATCGAGCAGCTGGACGACGACGCGCTCGTGACCCGTCTGCGCAGCGCCGACGTGGTGGCGCGCGCCGTGCCCGAGCAGAAGCTCCGCATCGTCCGGGCGCTCGCGCGTGACGGTGGCGTGGTGGCCATGACCGGCGACGGCGTCAACGACGCGCCCGCGCTCGAGGCAGCGCACATCGGTATCGCCATGGGCGGCCGGGGCACGGACGTGGCGCGCGAGGCCGCTGACCTGGTGATCACCGACGACGACTTCGCGTCCATCGTGGCGGGCGTGCGCCTCGGGCGGCGCATCTTCGACAACCTCCAGAAGGCGGTGACGTACATCGTGGCGGTGCACGTGCCCGTCGCTGGGCTGTCGCTCATCCCCGCGCTGCTGGGCTGGCCGCTGGCGTTGCTGCCGCTGCACATCGTGTTCCTCGAGCTGATCATCGACCCGGCGTGCTCCGTGGCCTTCGAGGCCGAGGGCGACGAGGCGGACATCATGTCTCGTCCGCCGCGCCCCGCGACGTCGCGCCTGGCCGACCGCGGGCTCTTCTTGTTGGGGCTGGCGCAGGGCGTCTCGGTGCTCGCGGCCTGTCTGGCGGTGCTCTTCGTGGCGCGGCAGCAAGGGCTGGGCGAGGGCGCCACCCGAGCGCTCGCGTTCACTGCGCTGCTGGGCGGCAACATCGCGCTCATCGCCGTGAACCTCTCGCGGTACGTGCGTGGCGACCGCACGAAGCGGCCCACCAACCGCGTGGCCTTCCTGGTGGCCGGCCTGGCCACGGCGGGGCTCGTCGCGTCGCTCGTGTTCGCGCCGGTGCGGAGCGTCTTCCACTTCGATCCGGTGTTGCCGCTGCATGCCCTTGGCGCGTTCGCCGCCGGGGCCGTGTCGGTGGCCTGGTTCGAGGTCTGGAAGCGGGTGCGTCGGTAG
- a CDS encoding Crp/Fnr family transcriptional regulator codes for MKPSARDAQLYARAMRHVAPLSDDEIAAGLVLVRVRELARGEHLLRAGEPARDVAVVVTGLLREHFLLADGSERTKAFVLEGELSGSLADLLSESPARAYIVAEEPCRLLVVDFAESAALAAKSPAWAQVRARATEALLRIKAEREYELLGLDAAARYAAFRARYPGLEARVAAKHVASYLGITPVHLSRLRRRRRVKPDAAG; via the coding sequence ATGAAGCCTTCGGCCCGCGACGCCCAGCTCTACGCGCGCGCCATGCGCCATGTGGCGCCTTTGTCGGACGACGAGATAGCCGCCGGCCTGGTGCTCGTGCGGGTGCGCGAGCTCGCTCGGGGTGAGCACCTGCTGCGCGCGGGAGAGCCTGCTCGCGACGTCGCCGTGGTGGTCACGGGGCTCCTGCGCGAGCACTTCCTGCTGGCCGATGGCTCCGAGCGCACGAAGGCGTTCGTGCTCGAAGGCGAGCTCAGCGGGTCACTCGCGGACCTGCTCTCGGAGTCGCCTGCGCGGGCCTACATCGTGGCCGAGGAGCCCTGCCGCTTGCTGGTGGTGGACTTCGCCGAGAGCGCGGCGCTGGCGGCCAAGAGCCCCGCCTGGGCACAGGTGCGCGCGCGGGCCACCGAGGCGCTGCTGCGCATCAAGGCCGAGCGCGAGTACGAGCTGCTGGGCCTCGACGCCGCCGCCCGCTACGCCGCGTTCCGAGCGCGCTACCCGGGGCTCGAGGCGCGCGTCGCCGCGAAGCACGTGGCGTCGTACCTGGGCATCACGCCGGTGCACCTGAGCCGGCTGCGGCGGCGGCGACGTGTGAAGCCGGACGCGGCGGGCTGA
- a CDS encoding DEAD/DEAH box helicase — MATNGMPADDGAQPPGGWSIELREEDVELLAALMSFQFSRKRLCEVAHLVGLRTADGKRLSVQDLRPFLEPLISRRVLHATGIDASHMSFDHERTWTVLRGANARDRLGLLASAMSTQDTGYTYAPRNALLEHLSAAAPVQVALALGRLDSAKELLHRALRYEQRNSYVGPFVRHVLGREPEASWLGLVTAPVLASYMAELVDESLRTLVPISPAVLDAALRCDSPSLRARAARLAVLRDHPFDIGEVKLTKQARADHDLVEAMLRGDHAGALRFADTVNGKDPAKQRALEPDVRAALIFCWVIASGTDGGAWARLTTRLLAEKQERNHGAMHDGVDAFVHTIQFGQPPARSYRDDADTLGPAWVADLCAAVLGFWRAELGPENLRPRAKPKVLEQWLARAERHGFPRAALLLQQTLRAVTTGQAAEGSLAGAYRTRAGWELALEALAEFAGEDTAIRAGRVSHGAAERLQWQLRLEPKEGWTIGALYFKSGTTRVGREVAIEKLVTGSHPYLRDIDRAVLAHAEADPYSGYGRRSRMTPMLLKPTALLALVGHDSVVDADGKPLQVLRGEGELRAEALASGSTRVSLHPPELAQNDLVAIFQPPDQVVIYERTPELSRLAHLLTSGALEVPPSGAKRLGEVLGQVGRRVRVGAGEDVQLSGELVPAETRLAFLCRWSGERLEVRLRAVPLGLEGPQALPGRGPAQMVAVLDGRPLRTERHLDAERRAREALLIAAPGVGALPWEDDNVTLEGLPGAYDFLTEVGALPEKARLLAWPDGKRLPVPRSVGVEALRVRVSGSGGKLLSSIDVEVDTTLVVGFQQLLASQATGRFVHVDDHTVLALTEELRRRVEGFSGLGKLGKQGLVSEPVLLPRLMELSEDVGTRTLDAASQKRVAALEQALATNVSVPRGFAAELRDYQREGFVWLARLGEAELGACLADDMGLGKTVQTLALLAHRAKAGPALVLTPTSVVGTWLSETQRFAPRLNVTLLAESGDRAAVIAAAGPHDVLVASYGVLVTESEALSARRFETVVFDEAHALKNAGTQRSQAAAQLNAGFRVALTGTPLENHLGELWSLMRAVVPGLLGSEREFNLRFVEPIAGGKRDRLAELRLRLRPFLLRRTKAEVLDELPERSETTLLVTPTPAERAYYEALRRKVEERLATQRDAPTGSARVEILAEIMRLRQVAVDPRLLDPKHGPPGAKLDVLAERVRALHEEGHQPLIFTQFLGSLARIEERLVQEGLKVLTLDGSLSAKERTKRVAAFQAGEADAFVMSLHAGGTGVTLTAADYVFHVDPWWNPAVEDQATGRAHRIGQKRPVHVYRLVTAGTIEEKILALHGSKKRMAGDLLEGLDDAKKLDLETLRGLLSA; from the coding sequence ATGGCCACGAACGGAATGCCGGCGGACGATGGCGCGCAGCCCCCAGGCGGCTGGTCCATCGAGCTCCGCGAAGAAGACGTGGAGTTGCTGGCCGCGCTGATGAGCTTCCAATTCTCGCGAAAGAGGCTCTGCGAAGTGGCGCACCTGGTAGGGCTACGCACGGCAGACGGGAAGCGCCTCTCGGTGCAGGACCTGCGCCCGTTCCTCGAGCCCCTCATCTCCCGACGCGTGCTGCACGCCACCGGCATCGATGCTTCGCACATGTCCTTCGATCACGAGCGCACCTGGACGGTGCTGCGCGGCGCGAACGCGCGCGATCGACTGGGACTGCTGGCGAGCGCCATGTCCACGCAGGACACGGGGTACACCTATGCGCCGCGCAACGCGCTCCTCGAGCACCTCTCCGCGGCGGCGCCGGTGCAGGTCGCGCTCGCGCTGGGGAGGCTCGACTCCGCCAAGGAGTTGCTGCACCGCGCACTGCGCTATGAGCAGCGCAACAGCTATGTGGGCCCCTTCGTGCGCCACGTGCTCGGTCGCGAGCCCGAGGCGAGCTGGCTCGGGCTGGTCACGGCGCCCGTGCTCGCATCGTACATGGCCGAGCTGGTGGACGAGTCGCTGCGAACGCTGGTGCCCATCAGCCCTGCGGTGCTCGACGCTGCGCTGCGCTGCGACTCGCCCAGTCTGCGAGCGCGGGCCGCGCGCTTGGCGGTGCTTCGAGATCACCCTTTCGACATCGGAGAGGTGAAGCTCACCAAGCAGGCACGCGCGGACCATGACTTGGTGGAAGCGATGTTGCGCGGGGACCACGCGGGCGCGCTGCGCTTCGCGGACACGGTGAACGGCAAAGATCCCGCGAAGCAGCGCGCGCTCGAGCCGGACGTGCGCGCCGCGCTGATCTTTTGCTGGGTCATCGCCAGCGGCACGGACGGTGGCGCGTGGGCGCGACTGACCACGCGCTTGCTCGCCGAGAAGCAGGAGCGAAACCACGGGGCCATGCACGATGGGGTGGACGCCTTCGTGCACACCATCCAGTTCGGTCAGCCGCCTGCGCGCAGCTATCGGGACGACGCAGACACGCTCGGGCCAGCCTGGGTGGCCGATCTGTGCGCGGCGGTGCTGGGCTTCTGGCGCGCGGAGCTGGGCCCCGAGAACCTGCGGCCGCGGGCCAAGCCGAAGGTGCTCGAGCAGTGGCTCGCGCGCGCCGAACGGCACGGCTTCCCACGCGCCGCGCTGCTGCTCCAGCAGACCCTGCGCGCCGTGACCACGGGCCAGGCAGCCGAGGGGTCGCTCGCGGGGGCCTACCGCACCCGTGCGGGCTGGGAGCTGGCCCTCGAGGCACTGGCCGAGTTTGCGGGCGAAGACACCGCGATCCGAGCCGGTCGCGTGAGCCACGGAGCCGCTGAGCGGCTGCAGTGGCAGCTGCGCCTCGAACCGAAAGAAGGCTGGACCATTGGTGCGCTCTACTTCAAGTCGGGTACCACCCGGGTGGGACGCGAGGTGGCCATCGAGAAGCTGGTGACGGGCAGCCACCCGTACCTGCGTGACATCGACCGCGCCGTGCTGGCCCACGCCGAGGCCGACCCGTACAGCGGCTATGGGCGGCGCTCACGCATGACCCCCATGCTGCTCAAGCCCACGGCGCTGCTGGCGCTGGTGGGTCACGACTCCGTGGTCGACGCGGACGGCAAGCCGCTGCAGGTGCTGCGCGGGGAGGGAGAGCTGCGCGCCGAGGCGCTGGCGAGTGGGTCCACGCGTGTCTCGCTGCATCCGCCCGAGCTCGCGCAGAATGACCTGGTGGCCATCTTCCAGCCGCCGGACCAGGTGGTGATCTACGAGCGCACCCCCGAGCTTTCGCGGCTCGCGCACCTGCTCACCAGTGGCGCGCTCGAGGTGCCCCCGAGTGGCGCGAAGCGGCTCGGCGAGGTGCTGGGCCAAGTGGGGCGGCGCGTGCGCGTGGGCGCCGGCGAGGACGTGCAGCTGTCCGGCGAGCTGGTGCCGGCCGAGACGCGCCTCGCGTTCTTGTGCCGGTGGAGCGGCGAGCGCCTCGAGGTGCGCTTGCGCGCCGTGCCTCTCGGGCTCGAGGGTCCGCAGGCACTGCCGGGGCGCGGCCCGGCACAGATGGTGGCGGTGCTGGACGGGCGGCCGCTGCGCACGGAGCGCCACCTGGACGCCGAGCGGCGTGCGCGCGAGGCGCTCCTCATCGCCGCTCCCGGTGTGGGTGCGCTGCCCTGGGAAGACGACAACGTCACCCTCGAGGGATTGCCGGGCGCCTACGACTTCCTCACGGAGGTGGGCGCGCTTCCCGAGAAGGCGCGGCTGCTGGCCTGGCCCGACGGGAAGCGCTTGCCCGTGCCGCGCAGCGTGGGTGTCGAGGCCCTGCGCGTGCGCGTCAGCGGGTCGGGCGGCAAGCTGCTCTCCAGCATCGACGTCGAGGTGGACACCACGCTGGTGGTCGGCTTCCAGCAGCTGCTCGCGTCGCAAGCCACGGGGCGCTTCGTGCACGTGGACGACCACACCGTGCTGGCGCTCACCGAGGAGCTGCGCCGGCGGGTGGAGGGCTTCAGCGGCCTCGGCAAGCTGGGCAAGCAGGGCCTGGTGTCCGAGCCCGTGCTGCTGCCGCGCCTGATGGAGCTGAGCGAAGACGTGGGCACGCGCACGCTGGATGCGGCCAGCCAGAAGCGCGTGGCGGCGCTCGAGCAGGCGCTGGCCACCAACGTGAGCGTGCCCCGTGGCTTCGCGGCGGAGCTGCGCGACTACCAGCGCGAGGGCTTCGTATGGCTGGCGCGCCTGGGCGAGGCCGAGCTGGGCGCCTGCCTGGCCGACGACATGGGCCTCGGCAAGACGGTGCAGACGCTGGCGCTGCTGGCGCACCGCGCGAAGGCTGGACCGGCGCTGGTGCTCACGCCCACGTCGGTGGTGGGCACGTGGCTGAGTGAGACCCAGCGCTTTGCGCCGCGCTTGAACGTGACGCTGCTGGCCGAGAGTGGCGACCGCGCGGCCGTCATCGCGGCGGCGGGCCCGCACGACGTGCTGGTGGCGAGCTACGGTGTGCTGGTGACCGAGAGCGAGGCGCTCTCTGCGCGGCGCTTCGAGACCGTGGTCTTCGACGAGGCGCACGCCCTCAAGAACGCGGGCACGCAGCGCTCGCAGGCCGCCGCGCAGCTGAACGCGGGCTTTCGCGTGGCGCTCACGGGCACGCCCCTCGAGAACCACCTGGGCGAGCTGTGGAGCCTGATGCGCGCCGTGGTGCCCGGGCTGCTGGGCAGCGAGCGTGAGTTCAACCTCCGCTTCGTGGAGCCCATCGCGGGCGGCAAGCGCGACCGGCTGGCCGAGCTGCGCCTGCGGCTGCGCCCCTTCTTGCTGCGGCGCACCAAGGCCGAGGTGCTGGACGAACTGCCCGAGCGCAGCGAGACCACGCTGCTGGTGACGCCCACGCCGGCGGAGCGCGCCTACTACGAAGCCCTGCGCCGCAAGGTGGAGGAGCGCCTGGCCACGCAGCGTGACGCCCCCACGGGGAGCGCGCGCGTGGAGATCCTGGCCGAGATCATGCGCCTCCGGCAGGTGGCCGTGGACCCGCGCTTGTTGGACCCGAAGCACGGGCCGCCCGGCGCCAAGCTGGACGTGCTGGCCGAGCGCGTGCGCGCGCTGCACGAGGAGGGTCACCAGCCGCTGATCTTCACGCAGTTCCTCGGCAGCCTGGCGCGCATCGAAGAGCGCCTGGTGCAAGAGGGGCTCAAGGTGCTCACACTCGACGGCAGCTTGTCGGCCAAGGAGCGCACCAAGCGCGTGGCCGCATTCCAGGCCGGTGAGGCCGACGCCTTCGTGATGAGCCTGCACGCGGGCGGCACGGGCGTGACGCTCACGGCGGCGGACTACGTGTTCCACGTGGACCCGTGGTGGAACCCCGCCGTGGAAGACCAGGCCACGGGCCGGGCGCATCGCATCGGGCAGAAGCGCCCGGTGCACGTCTATCGGCTGGTCACCGCCGGCACCATCGAGGAGAAGATCCTGGCGCTGCACGGCAGCAAGAAGCGCATGGCGGGGGATCTGCTCGAGGGCCTCGACGACGCGAAGAAGCTGGACCTCGAGACCCTGCGTGGGCTGCTCAGCGCGTAG
- a CDS encoding NAD(P)H-dependent oxidoreductase, with protein MAVIRIVSISGSLQARSSNLSLVDSLSSLAGPEVEVTRWDGLRGLPHFDLDANEAPPPEVCAWRDVLRAADAVLIATPEYGHSLPGALKNGIDWVFSSGELYRKPVAITAASTGPGRGRRGIAALHQTLGALDALVLGGEPIARGPGPEEAARALLSQLVAAARHVRAGHTELPPVVLPEAIEALLRGTLLRAPLVTRLWVGDESASATEAQAWQALAGLLHDSLQGAPASGPGLVVARLDGLLDGDARVPGTRLLEDLLARVDATPTLAVLLEQLGPRALAHLA; from the coding sequence ATGGCCGTCATCCGGATCGTGAGCATCTCAGGGAGCCTCCAGGCCCGCTCCAGCAACCTGTCGCTCGTGGACTCGCTGTCATCGCTCGCGGGCCCCGAGGTGGAGGTCACCCGCTGGGACGGGCTGCGTGGGCTGCCGCACTTCGACCTCGACGCCAACGAGGCGCCGCCTCCCGAGGTTTGCGCGTGGCGCGACGTGCTGCGAGCCGCGGACGCAGTGCTGATCGCGACGCCCGAGTATGGGCACAGCCTCCCTGGCGCGCTCAAGAACGGCATCGACTGGGTCTTCAGCTCGGGTGAGCTGTACCGGAAGCCGGTCGCGATCACCGCGGCCAGCACGGGCCCGGGGCGCGGGCGGCGCGGGATCGCCGCGCTGCATCAGACGCTGGGCGCCCTCGACGCGCTGGTGCTGGGGGGCGAGCCCATCGCGCGGGGGCCGGGCCCGGAGGAGGCCGCACGCGCGCTGCTGAGCCAGCTGGTGGCGGCGGCGCGGCACGTCCGCGCGGGGCACACGGAGCTGCCACCCGTGGTGCTGCCCGAAGCGATCGAAGCGCTGCTGCGCGGGACGCTGCTGCGCGCGCCCTTGGTGACTCGGCTGTGGGTGGGCGACGAATCGGCTTCAGCGACGGAGGCACAGGCCTGGCAGGCGCTCGCGGGGTTGCTCCATGACAGCCTGCAGGGTGCGCCGGCGAGCGGACCGGGCCTGGTGGTGGCGCGGCTCGATGGCCTGCTGGACGGCGACGCGCGGGTGCCGGGGACGCGGCTGCTCGAGGACCTGCTGGCCCGTGTGGATGCCACCCCCACTCTGGCCGTGCTGCTGGAGCAGCTGGGGCCACGCGCGCTCGCACACCTCGCGTAG
- a CDS encoding TolC family protein yields the protein MYLGVWLSLPSEQVLAQADEQRAPVMLEHVLRSTVAHHPSVQAALAREDVAEAELMRARGAFDPALSVRGALRHGGYYELRRVDAELRAPTPWLGAEFWAGYRYGRDVDDETRYPGYYSDQTLDRGELRAGVRVPLLRDRALDDRRAVRARAELAVDGAQQVRALALIELERRAAAAYWSWVAAGRGQQVCEELLVLAEVRLGAVRERVASGIIPEVDTLEAERAWLSRQDCVIQARRNVEAAAIVLGLFLRSDTGAPAPPTPARLPRDLPLPPAPVMTQPDVERVLACHPRIAAQRAVMESQRVARDLASQRRQPRLDALAEVSRDLGQGDATLPGTVLEVGVQLSVPLALRDARGQHAATEAQLAAERELLRLAEDEVRAELSDIASAYQAALERHALLTRLEQNAEQLAAAERRQLELGATSLLFVNIREQGVAEASLARVQAVRALWEQALRWQAATRCE from the coding sequence ATGTACCTCGGGGTCTGGCTTTCCCTGCCGTCCGAGCAGGTGCTGGCACAAGCCGACGAGCAGCGTGCGCCGGTGATGCTCGAGCACGTGCTGCGCTCGACGGTGGCACACCACCCCAGCGTTCAGGCGGCCCTCGCGCGCGAAGACGTCGCCGAGGCCGAGCTGATGCGGGCTCGTGGTGCGTTCGACCCCGCGCTGAGCGTTCGTGGCGCGCTGCGTCACGGCGGCTACTACGAGCTCCGGCGCGTGGATGCCGAGCTTCGTGCGCCCACACCCTGGCTCGGCGCCGAGTTCTGGGCAGGGTATCGCTACGGGCGCGACGTGGACGACGAGACGCGCTACCCCGGCTACTACAGCGACCAGACGCTCGACCGCGGCGAGCTGCGCGCCGGGGTGCGGGTGCCGCTGTTGCGGGACCGTGCGCTCGACGACCGCCGCGCGGTCCGGGCCCGCGCGGAGCTGGCGGTGGACGGGGCCCAGCAGGTGCGGGCGCTCGCGCTGATCGAGCTCGAGCGGCGCGCGGCGGCCGCCTACTGGTCCTGGGTGGCGGCGGGGCGTGGGCAGCAGGTGTGTGAGGAGCTGCTGGTGCTGGCCGAGGTGCGCCTCGGCGCGGTGCGCGAGCGCGTGGCCTCCGGGATCATCCCCGAGGTCGACACCCTCGAGGCGGAGCGCGCGTGGCTGTCGCGCCAGGACTGCGTCATCCAGGCCCGGCGCAACGTGGAGGCCGCAGCCATCGTCCTCGGGCTCTTCCTGCGCTCGGACACCGGCGCCCCGGCGCCGCCCACGCCCGCGCGCCTGCCGCGCGACCTGCCGTTGCCTCCCGCGCCCGTCATGACCCAGCCTGATGTCGAGCGTGTGCTCGCGTGTCATCCCCGCATCGCGGCCCAGCGTGCCGTGATGGAGAGCCAGCGCGTGGCGCGCGACCTGGCCAGTCAGCGTCGTCAGCCGCGGCTGGACGCGCTCGCCGAGGTGTCTCGCGATCTGGGGCAGGGGGACGCGACACTCCCCGGGACCGTCCTCGAGGTGGGGGTCCAGCTGTCGGTGCCCTTGGCGCTGCGTGACGCCCGCGGGCAACATGCTGCGACCGAGGCTCAGCTGGCCGCCGAGCGCGAGCTGCTGCGCCTCGCCGAGGACGAGGTGCGCGCCGAGCTGAGCGACATCGCGAGCGCGTACCAGGCGGCCCTCGAGCGGCACGCGCTGCTGACGCGCCTCGAGCAGAACGCCGAGCAACTGGCGGCCGCCGAGCGACGGCAGCTCGAGCTCGGCGCCACATCTCTGCTCTTCGTGAACATCCGCGAGCAGGGTGTGGCCGAGGCCTCCCTGGCGCGGGTGCAGGCCGTGCGGGCGCTCTGGGAGCAGGCGCTCCGCTGGCAGGCCGCCACGCGCTGCGAGTGA